TTCCGTCACGGCGTGTCCTCGCGGACGTTCGGCTACGTCGATCACTTCGCCTTCTGGCGGATCGTCGGCTGGCTCCGCAAACGACACGTCGGGCTGAATATGCACACCCTGGTCCGGCGCTACCTGCCCGGTTGGCAGATCCGCGCCGGAGGAATCGAGATGTTCCGACCGGAAGCGATCGTTATCGAGCGCTACCGCTACCGGGGCACCAAGATCCCCACACCATGGTCGAGCGCACCGACAAAGGGATCACCCGCACCAACGGCATGACCACGTGGAGAGCCGGATGCGGTGAAAGTCGCACGTCCGGTTCGGAGGGCGGGCCAGGGAGACCCACCAGCCGAAAGGCTGGCAGGGCGCCCCGGTCCGACCCCTACACCGAGCACCGCACCAGCGAGGGGAAGCTCTACCTGTGCGCGATCAAGGACTGCTACTCCAACAAGATCGTCGGCTACTCCATCGATTCGCGGATGAAGTCGTCCCTGGCGGCCTCGGCGTTCCGGAACGCGATCGCGTTGCGGTCGCCGGCCGGGACGATCTGTCATTCCGATAGGGGCAGTCAATTTCGCTCCAAGAAGGTCATCAGGCTCCTGAAGAACAACGGCCTGCACGGCTCGATGGGCCGCGTGGCCTCGGCCGGCGACAACGCCGCCATGGAGAGCTTCTTCTCGCTCCTGCAGAAGAACGTCCTCGACACCAAGCGGTGGGAGACCCGTGAGGAACTGCGTCTCGCGATCGTCACGTGGATCGAGACCAAGTACAACCGACGCCGTCGTCAACGCGCCCTGGGCAAGCTCACCCCAGTCGAGTTTGAGATGATCTACGTAACCGCAGAAGCGGCCTGAGAACCATCAAACCCCGAGTGTCAACCAAACCGGGGGCAGACCCTTCACGTGGTCGTGCACCTGCAAGGCACCGTCGTCTTCGAGGTGCCACACGTCCTCGAAGAGGCCGACTGAGAACTTGGTCAGAACGCCGTCTTGGAGCAGCGTGTAGACCTCGTCGCCCTTGGACGTCTTGGAGATGCGAGCCGTGATGCGCAGGCCCTCGGCGGTCTGTTCGCTGCTCGTGATGAGGCCGATGGGCAGGCCGTTGCCGAGGTGGTCGTGGCCGTAGAAGAGCTGCGAACCGTCGAGCACAGTTGCCTCATCCCAGCGCTGACGAGAGGCACCGGTCAGCCAGTTCGGGCGGTCGGTCTCCTCCCCGTAGGGCAGCGCGAGTCCGGCGATCTCGCGTCGCTCGGCGGCTCCGGTGGGCGAGAGCGTGGCTTCGAGGTAGACGGGGGTGACGGTCGTTGTCGTCATGCGGAGTCTCCGATGGGTGCGTCGGCCGAGGCTGGGGCGGTCACGGGCTGGGGCTTGCCGGGTGCAGTGCCGCCGAAGCGCTCGCGGTCGTGCACGTCCTGCGGCGAGATAACCCCGGTCTGGAGGTAGATGCGGTCCACCTCGGCGCGCGTCTTGGCGTCGGGACGAAGCCACTCGGCCAGGTCGAACTTGGCGGTCTGCCCGTAGGGGAGCAGGGTGCTAATCGAGGTTTCGACCGGGGCGAGATAGTTCGGTGCGAGCGTGAGCCGCATGAACTGGGTGTCGATCATTTCGAGGTTGGAGTAGGTCAGGCTCGTGCCCTCGACGGCGGCGTGGAGGTAGTCGGCGGGCATGCCGAACATGCGGGCGACGTCGAGGACGCCGAAGTTCTGCGCCTGAATCCATTGCGCGTCCTCGGGCTTGAGCATGATCGGCTGGTAGGACAGGCCCTTGCCGAGGACGCGGATCTGCGGGCCGAGACGGCGGTTGATGGTGGCCGCGTCGGGCTGGTCATCGAAGACCTCGGGGTTGTGCCAGATCTGGCGGTACATGGCCACACTGCCGGGGTCGAGCTGCTGGTCGCTCGACAGCACTCCGGACGGCACGTCGTTCGAGTTGAACCAGTTGGAGGCGTAGTCGCGCACATCGAGCGCACCGCCGAGCGAGACCCGGCACGCGGTGATGGGGCTGATGCCACGGTTGTGGCCCGGCACCTGCATGCCCCACACGTGGAGGACGTCGGAGTCGGCGAGGTCGATAAACCGGCCGAGGCGGTGGTCGAAGGTCGTGTAGGACTTGACGCCCTTGACCCAGCGGACGTGAGTCAGGAAGGCGTTCAGCACCTCGGCGGCGGCGATGCTGCGGTCCGGGCCGAGGTGCTTGCGGTAGAAGATATTGCCGTCCGAGGCCATCGAGACCACCGAGCGGTGAATCCACTCGGGAAGGCTGCGCCACGGGTCCGGCTTGACGACCAGGGATGGGGCCGGAGCGACGAGTGTCTTGCCG
This is a stretch of genomic DNA from Nocardioides sp. InS609-2. It encodes these proteins:
- a CDS encoding phage portal protein — protein: MGYLTKRLGQLLSEVPSEDEPVGDYSANVMPPSRANTSTVTFDRALGLPAVFRSIQILSGVSSQLTLGSWRGKTLVAPAPSLVVKPDPWRSLPEWIHRSVVSMASDGNIFYRKHLGPDRSIAAAEVLNAFLTHVRWVKGVKSYTTFDHRLGRFIDLADSDVLHVWGMQVPGHNRGISPITACRVSLGGALDVRDYASNWFNSNDVPSGVLSSDQQLDPGSVAMYRQIWHNPEVFDDQPDAATINRRLGPQIRVLGKGLSYQPIMLKPEDAQWIQAQNFGVLDVARMFGMPADYLHAAVEGTSLTYSNLEMIDTQFMRLTLAPNYLAPVETSISTLLPYGQTAKFDLAEWLRPDAKTRAEVDRIYLQTGVISPQDVHDRERFGGTAPGKPQPVTAPASADAPIGDSA